A segment of the Gemmatimonadales bacterium genome:
GCGAGACGGAGCAGCGGCTCTACGAGCTCCCCGCCTGGCGCGAGACCCCGTTCTACAGTGATCGCGAGCGCGCGGCCCTCGCATGGGCGGAAGCGGTGACGGTACTCTCACAGAATTCGATTCCGAACGAGCTCTTTCAGCAGGCCCGCGGCCAGTTCAGTGAGAAGGAGTTGGTGGATCTGACCCTTGCCATCATCGCCATCAACAGCTGGAACCGCCTTGCCGTGCCCTTCCGCACAGTGCCCGGGACCTACAACCCGGCGCGGCATCATGGGCAGCAGCCCGTGCACCTGTAACCTGCGGTCGTATCCTGAATGACGAGAAAGGCTCGTCAGAGGATCGCGGCAGGGGTCGCACCCGCAGCAGCCAGGATATGCCGAGCGTAGCGAACGGGCTCGGCGAGTGTGAGATGGAAGGGAACCCAAATGATGAGGATGAGGAGCCGGGTGGCGGCACGAGCCGTTCGATTGGCTGGTGCACGTGCCTCAGCGGCGCTTCCGCTAGCGTCAGTCTTCAACGGGACTCTCCAATTCTCTACCGAATGTGACAAACGCCGCGCTCACCAGCTCCGGTGCGCTCGCCACGTCCGCCGAATCCGTGGCCACGCCGAAGCGCGCCCGCATCGCGTCCGTCGACATCGTGCGCGGCATCGCCATGATCCTGATGGCGCTCGATCACACGCGAGAGTACTTCGGCGCCGCGGGGATCAACCCGACCAACCTCGCGCAAACGACGGTCCCGCTCTTCTTCACCCGCTGGATCACCCATGTCTGCGCGCCGATCTTCTTTCTGCTGACCGGCACCGGCGCGTATCTATCGCTGCGCAGAAAGTCGGTGCCTCAGCTCTCACGATTTCTGGCGACGCGTGGGCTCTGGCTGATCTTCGTGGAAGTCGTGCTGCTCCGCTGTCTCGGATGGCAGTTCAACTTCGACTATCAAGTGACGCTGCTGTTCGTCCTGTGGGCGCTCGGCTGGGCGATGATTGCGCTGTCGGTTCTGGTCTATCTCCCCGTGTCGGTCGTCGCCGCCTTCGGCCTTCTGCTGATCGCGGGCCACAATCTGCTCGACTCCGTACAGTCCACCAATCCTCTGTGGGTCATCCTGCACGCGCCCGGATTCGTGGCGGCGGCGCCACCGCACGTGGTCTTCGTCGCGTACCCGCTCGTCCCCTGGATCGGCGTGACCGCGGCGGGCTACGTGCTGGGCCAGGTGTACGCCTGGGCGCCCGAGCGGCGGAAGGCGTTTCTCTGGCGGGCGGGGCTCGCCGCCGTCGCCGCATTCGTCGTCCTCCGCGCCGTCAACGTGTACGGCGACCCCTCGCGCTGGGCCGGGCAGCGGTCCGCCATCTTCACCGCGCTCTCGTTCGTCAACACCACCAAGTACCCGCCGTCGTTGCTCTTTCTGCTGATGACGCTGGGTCCCGCCCTGCTCGCGCTCCGGGCATTCGACGGACACATGCCGAGATGGGCGCGGCCGGTCGACGTCATCGGCAAGGTGCCGATGTTCTACTTCGTGCTGCACGTGCCGCTCATCCACCTGCTCGCCGTGATCGCCTGCTACGCCCGCTACGGCGACGCGCACTGGATGTTCCAGTCGCCGGCCCTCGACCGCTACCCCATCACGCAGCCGCCGGGATGGGGGTTCTCGCTCCCGGTCGTGTACCTGATCTGGGTAGGTGTCGTGATCGCGCTGTATCCGCTGTGCCGCTGGTTCGCCGGGGTGAAGCAGCGGCGCAGCGATCCCTGGCTGAGCTATTTCTGAGCACCGCGATGCTCCTGGACGCGATACGGCCCCGACGGATGTTGCCGCGCGTATTGCTGCTGGGTGCCGCGGGAATTTCCTGTGTGGCCGTTGCAGCGTGCTCCCCAGCGCGCGACCGGCTGCCTCGCTCAGGCCCTGGAGCTCCGGGGCGAAGGCGAGCGGCGGCTTGGGCGGAAGCGGCGCCGGGATGAAGGCGGCGTATCCCTCGGGGCCGCGCTGCTGGGTGACCCAGCGGCCGGTGCGAGTGACTCTGGACGTGGGCGCCATGTTTTGATAGAGGAAATCGTTATCAAACGATAATCGACTTGCCTTTGATACCAACCCGGCTTATCCAAAGTTCGCATGTCCGCCTGGCACCGATGGCCGCCGCCGCACGGCCGGCGTATACTCCCGCCATGCCACTCCACATCCGCTCGGTCCTGATCCCCCTGCTGTTTCTCGCCACGCTCGGCGCCCCCGTCGCCGCGCAGGCCAACGCCCCCACTAAGCCCGGCGTCATGCCGACTCGCCTCACCCTTGGCGGCCCGCCGCCGCGGGTACGCACCGAGGGGGAGCTCGCCGCCTTTCTCGACGAGCTGGAGGCGCAGGAGCTGATGGTCTACGAAGCCGATG
Coding sequences within it:
- a CDS encoding carboxymuconolactone decarboxylase family protein; the encoded protein is MDQERIAYTRVASDGIRAMLQLEEYVKQSGLEPGLLDLVRTRVSEINRCAYCIDMHTKDARARGETEQRLYELPAWRETPFYSDRERAALAWAEAVTVLSQNSIPNELFQQARGQFSEKELVDLTLAIIAINSWNRLAVPFRTVPGTYNPARHHGQQPVHL
- a CDS encoding heparan-alpha-glucosaminide N-acetyltransferase domain-containing protein, with protein sequence MTNAALTSSGALATSAESVATPKRARIASVDIVRGIAMILMALDHTREYFGAAGINPTNLAQTTVPLFFTRWITHVCAPIFFLLTGTGAYLSLRRKSVPQLSRFLATRGLWLIFVEVVLLRCLGWQFNFDYQVTLLFVLWALGWAMIALSVLVYLPVSVVAAFGLLLIAGHNLLDSVQSTNPLWVILHAPGFVAAAPPHVVFVAYPLVPWIGVTAAGYVLGQVYAWAPERRKAFLWRAGLAAVAAFVVLRAVNVYGDPSRWAGQRSAIFTALSFVNTTKYPPSLLFLLMTLGPALLALRAFDGHMPRWARPVDVIGKVPMFYFVLHVPLIHLLAVIACYARYGDAHWMFQSPALDRYPITQPPGWGFSLPVVYLIWVGVVIALYPLCRWFAGVKQRRSDPWLSYF